One segment of Candidatus Nitrospira nitrosa DNA contains the following:
- a CDS encoding HesB/IscA family protein: MDTTNVETQAPVITLTDAAVKEIKRLINVQGIEEGGLRLGVKGGGCSGLSYTINFDDKIGQYDQVYEINGVKVIIDTKSAIYLQGTQLDYQKDLMGGNFKFLNPNANKTCGCGESFSA; encoded by the coding sequence ATGGACACAACGAATGTCGAAACACAGGCTCCGGTCATCACACTCACCGATGCTGCCGTGAAAGAGATCAAACGATTGATCAACGTACAAGGAATCGAGGAAGGCGGCCTTCGACTCGGCGTGAAAGGCGGTGGCTGTTCTGGCCTGAGCTACACGATCAATTTCGACGACAAGATCGGGCAATATGACCAAGTATATGAAATCAACGGAGTGAAGGTCATCATCGACACCAAGAGCGCCATCTATCTTCAAGGCACCCAATTGGATTATCAAAAAGACTTGATGGGGGGGAACTTCAAGTTTCTCAACCCCAATGCGAATAAAACGTGTGGCTGCGGAGAGTCGTTCTCCGCCTAA
- a CDS encoding ferredoxin--NADP reductase: MAEQKQPATVLSATDLTPHVRQLVLKPKTAKIAFQPGQWVSLHLPIGPKPPLNRAYSMADPSSPYGELTLVFDLVPDGLGSPYLYQLKSGDEITLSGPYGRFILPETLDRELILIGRYTGLVPIRCLLKQMFYKKNHTPVLLIAVAPSEEEVLFHQEWLTMAVQEPPFRYLPIVADQNESVAVEKTLAMLGPLLTGQPKVIPMLCGTKAFVRPLRAYFMDQGYDRKEVKIETYD; this comes from the coding sequence ATGGCAGAACAGAAGCAACCTGCCACAGTGCTGTCCGCGACAGATCTCACACCTCACGTCCGCCAGCTGGTCCTCAAGCCCAAGACCGCCAAGATTGCGTTCCAACCTGGACAATGGGTGTCCCTTCACCTCCCCATAGGACCCAAGCCGCCGCTCAATCGAGCCTACTCCATGGCCGATCCTTCCTCGCCCTATGGAGAGTTGACGCTGGTATTCGATCTCGTTCCCGATGGACTCGGCTCTCCGTATCTCTATCAGCTGAAGTCCGGCGATGAGATCACTTTGTCCGGACCCTATGGGCGGTTTATTCTTCCTGAGACTCTCGATCGAGAACTCATACTGATCGGTCGCTACACAGGTCTTGTTCCGATACGATGCCTATTGAAGCAGATGTTTTATAAAAAAAATCATACGCCGGTCCTCTTAATCGCTGTGGCACCCAGCGAAGAGGAGGTGCTGTTCCATCAGGAATGGCTTACCATGGCCGTCCAGGAGCCCCCGTTTCGCTATCTTCCGATTGTAGCGGATCAGAATGAATCCGTAGCCGTGGAGAAAACTTTAGCGATGCTGGGCCCACTGCTCACTGGCCAACCTAAAGTGATCCCCATGCTCTGTGGAACCAAAGCCTTTGTCCGTCCTCTTCGGGCTTATTTTATGGATCAAGGATACGATCGAAAGGAGGTCAAGATCGAAACCTATGACTAA
- a CDS encoding IscS subfamily cysteine desulfurase, which yields MKLPIFLDNHSTTPMDPRVLEAMLPYFVEKFGNAASRNHAFGWAAEEAVEEARKRIAKLIKADAKEIVFTSGATESDNLALKGVLEMYKEKGTHIITSATEHRAVLDTAKSLEAKGLATVTYLPVDKYGMVNPQDVQNAITDKTILISVMLANNEIGTINPIAEIGKIAKAKGILFHCDATQGVGKIPVDVQAMGIDLMSFSAHKIYGPKGIGALYVRKRNPRVRIAPQMDGGGHERGMRSGTLPVPLIVGFGKACELCEQEMTAETARLTKMRDRLQTEIMAALEESYLNGHPTNRLPGNLNISFAYVEGESLLMGMKDIALSSGSACTSATLEPSYVLRALGVGTELAHSSIRFGLGRFNTDDEIDYTIKKVIEIVTKLREMSPLYEMAKEGVDLKSVQWAAH from the coding sequence ATGAAGCTTCCTATTTTCCTCGATAACCATTCCACCACGCCCATGGACCCACGTGTGTTGGAGGCCATGTTGCCCTACTTCGTGGAAAAGTTCGGGAACGCGGCCAGTCGTAACCATGCCTTTGGCTGGGCGGCTGAAGAAGCCGTGGAAGAGGCTCGGAAACGGATCGCGAAGCTGATCAAGGCTGATGCCAAGGAAATCGTCTTTACCAGCGGCGCCACGGAATCGGACAACCTCGCCCTGAAGGGTGTCCTGGAGATGTACAAAGAAAAGGGCACCCACATCATCACCTCGGCCACGGAACATCGGGCTGTGCTCGATACCGCCAAGTCGCTGGAAGCCAAAGGATTGGCGACCGTGACCTATCTGCCGGTCGATAAATACGGCATGGTGAATCCGCAAGATGTACAGAACGCCATCACAGACAAGACCATCCTGATCTCGGTCATGCTGGCCAACAATGAGATCGGCACGATTAATCCCATCGCGGAGATCGGCAAGATCGCCAAAGCGAAAGGCATCTTGTTCCATTGCGATGCCACACAAGGCGTCGGAAAAATCCCCGTTGATGTCCAGGCCATGGGGATCGACCTCATGTCTTTCTCAGCCCATAAAATATATGGTCCAAAGGGGATCGGGGCCCTCTACGTCAGGAAACGAAACCCACGCGTGCGGATCGCCCCCCAGATGGACGGCGGCGGGCATGAACGCGGCATGCGGTCCGGCACGTTACCCGTTCCGCTGATCGTCGGATTCGGGAAGGCCTGTGAACTCTGCGAACAGGAAATGACAGCGGAAACGGCTCGGCTGACCAAGATGCGTGACCGTCTGCAAACCGAGATCATGGCGGCCCTGGAGGAAAGCTATCTCAACGGCCACCCAACCAACCGGCTGCCAGGCAATCTCAACATTTCCTTCGCATACGTCGAAGGTGAGTCGTTACTCATGGGCATGAAAGACATCGCGCTCTCATCCGGATCGGCCTGCACCTCGGCCACGCTGGAACCTTCATACGTCTTGCGTGCGCTCGGTGTAGGAACCGAGCTTGCCCATTCGTCGATCCGTTTCGGCTTGGGCCGTTTCAACACCGATGACGAGATTGACTATACGATCAAGAAAGTTATTGAGATCGTCACGAAGTTGCGGGAAATGTCCCCGCTCTATGAGATGGCCAAGGAAGGCGTCGATCTGAAATCTGTTCAGTGGGCCGCGCACTAA
- the gltX gene encoding glutamate--tRNA ligase: MSEVRVRFAPSPTGFLHIGGVRTALFNWLFARQQQGTFILRIEDTDQSRSTDESIQAIIQGMKWVGLDWDEGPFRQTERMDLYRGHAMKLLEKGHAYWCVCKAEELEARRKEAEAKGLSPRYDGRCRNLAIASPPSEAALRFKAPREGQIVVDDLIKGTITFDNSAADDLIILRSNGYPTYNFSVVVDDALMRITHVVRGDDHLTNTPRQIPIFEALGFAVPRFGHLPMILGSDKTRLSKRHGATSVMAYKDMGYLPDAMVNYLVRLGWSHGDQELFTRQELIEKFSWDHVQTSAAVFNPDKLLWLNAEYIKTSPSEQVAQALVPLLDQAGLKKDVEGVSDEWLAQLVVLVKERAKTLVDMEEWVKPYFGQVAPLEEEAAKKFLTPAMAPLLQKLVTRFEAFPTFSKQTWEESFKKLVEEEGIKMGALAQPVRVALTGRTASPGLFEVMEVLGRDRTLLRLRNGIERASNG; this comes from the coding sequence ATGAGTGAGGTTCGTGTTCGGTTCGCTCCCAGCCCGACGGGCTTTCTGCATATCGGTGGAGTACGTACAGCCCTGTTTAATTGGCTGTTTGCGCGCCAACAACAGGGGACGTTCATTCTTCGGATTGAGGATACCGATCAAAGTCGGTCGACCGATGAGTCCATTCAGGCCATCATTCAGGGGATGAAATGGGTCGGTCTCGATTGGGATGAAGGACCATTTCGACAAACGGAGCGGATGGATCTGTATCGCGGCCATGCCATGAAGTTGCTGGAGAAGGGGCATGCATACTGGTGCGTATGTAAGGCGGAGGAGTTGGAGGCTCGGCGGAAGGAAGCCGAGGCCAAAGGCCTGTCACCCCGCTATGACGGCCGCTGCCGCAACTTAGCAATTGCAAGTCCGCCAAGCGAGGCAGCCCTTCGCTTCAAGGCGCCACGGGAAGGACAGATCGTTGTGGACGATCTCATCAAGGGTACGATCACCTTTGATAATAGTGCGGCTGATGACCTCATTATTCTTCGATCCAACGGTTATCCGACCTACAATTTTTCGGTCGTCGTCGACGATGCATTGATGCGCATCACGCATGTGGTCCGGGGGGATGACCATCTGACCAATACGCCGCGACAGATTCCGATTTTCGAAGCGCTGGGGTTTGCGGTTCCGCGCTTTGGCCATCTCCCGATGATTCTGGGCTCAGATAAGACGAGGCTTTCAAAGCGTCATGGGGCGACGTCGGTCATGGCTTATAAAGATATGGGGTATCTGCCCGATGCCATGGTTAACTATCTCGTTCGACTTGGCTGGTCGCACGGGGATCAGGAGCTCTTTACTCGGCAGGAGCTTATCGAAAAATTCTCGTGGGATCATGTCCAGACGTCGGCTGCCGTGTTCAATCCCGACAAGTTATTGTGGCTGAATGCCGAATACATCAAGACGAGCCCTTCAGAACAGGTGGCTCAAGCCCTCGTGCCGTTGTTAGACCAGGCAGGGTTGAAAAAGGACGTCGAGGGTGTCTCGGACGAATGGCTCGCACAGCTGGTGGTCTTAGTGAAAGAGCGGGCGAAGACGTTGGTCGACATGGAGGAATGGGTGAAACCCTATTTCGGGCAAGTCGCTCCCCTCGAGGAAGAGGCGGCCAAGAAATTTCTCACACCGGCGATGGCTCCGTTGCTGCAGAAGCTGGTCACGCGCTTTGAAGCATTTCCCACCTTTTCCAAACAAACCTGGGAAGAAAGCTTCAAGAAGCTGGTCGAAGAAGAAGGTATCAAAATGGGTGCCTTGGCCCAGCCCGTTCGTGTGGCGCTCACCGGGCGAACGGCAAGCCCGGGCCTCTTCGAGGTAATGGAGGTGCTGGGGCGGGATCGAACCCTGTTGCGTCTGCGAAACGGGATTGAGCGTGCCTCGAACGGATGA
- a CDS encoding DNA gyrase inhibitor YacG gives MICPLCQQSTTWEGNPWRPFCSERCQVTDLGTWVMEQYRIPGPSLTMEQTVLESSDRQDRTDST, from the coding sequence ATGATCTGTCCCCTCTGCCAACAATCCACAACGTGGGAAGGAAATCCTTGGCGTCCCTTCTGCTCGGAACGTTGCCAGGTCACTGACCTGGGCACATGGGTCATGGAGCAATACCGCATTCCAGGACCATCCTTGACCATGGAACAGACCGTCCTAGAATCGTCCGACCGTCAAGACCGCACAGACAGCACCTAG
- the iscU gene encoding Fe-S cluster assembly scaffold IscU, with product MAYSDKVVDHFNNPRNMGSFKKDEEGVGTGMVGAPECGDVMKLQIKVQNDTIVDAKFKTFGCGSAIASSSLATEWLKGKTIEEAQQIKNTDIVQELNLPPVKIHCSVLAEDAIKAALADYQKKSDGEASGTK from the coding sequence ATGGCATACAGCGATAAAGTCGTCGATCATTTCAACAACCCGCGCAACATGGGAAGCTTCAAGAAGGATGAAGAAGGCGTGGGCACCGGGATGGTGGGGGCACCGGAGTGCGGCGATGTGATGAAGCTCCAGATCAAGGTGCAAAACGATACGATCGTCGATGCCAAGTTCAAGACGTTCGGCTGCGGATCGGCCATCGCCAGCTCCAGCTTGGCCACCGAATGGTTGAAGGGCAAAACGATTGAAGAAGCGCAACAAATCAAGAACACGGACATCGTCCAGGAACTCAATCTGCCGCCGGTCAAGATTCACTGTTCGGTTCTCGCGGAAGATGCGATCAAAGCCGCCTTGGCAGACTATCAGAAAAAATCTGACGGAGAAGCATCCGGCACCAAGTAA
- a CDS encoding NAD(P)-dependent alcohol dehydrogenase yields the protein MLPTKGYAAMAAKEPLQPFSFERRDVGPHDVLITISHCGICHSDIHQARNEWGISLFPMVPGHEIVGTVAQVGTEVSTFKPGDRAGVGCFVDSCRTCTACREGLEQYCDGGTLWTYSGQDKAGQITQGGYSAQIVVDERYVLRIPAALSLAGAAPLLCAGITTYSPLRQWGIGRYHKLAVVGLGGLGHMAVKIAKAMGTEVTVLSTSENKRQDAKRLGAANFAVTSDPQTFTKLQGYFHYVLDTVSAPHDYNAYLNLLKTDGTMILVGAPETPTPVEAFSLIFKRRRLAGSLIGGIKETQRMLDFCAQHQVESDVEVIPIQQVNEAYERVLRGDVKFRFVIDMASLK from the coding sequence ATGCTCCCGACCAAAGGTTATGCCGCGATGGCCGCGAAGGAACCGCTCCAGCCGTTTTCGTTTGAACGGCGCGATGTCGGTCCACACGATGTGTTGATTACGATCTCGCATTGCGGCATCTGTCATTCCGATATCCACCAAGCCCGCAATGAATGGGGTATCTCGCTCTTCCCGATGGTGCCCGGCCATGAGATCGTTGGAACCGTCGCACAAGTGGGCACAGAGGTGAGTACGTTTAAGCCTGGTGATCGAGCCGGTGTCGGGTGCTTCGTGGACTCCTGCCGAACCTGCACGGCCTGCCGAGAAGGACTCGAACAATACTGCGACGGGGGCACCCTCTGGACCTATAGCGGGCAAGACAAAGCAGGCCAGATCACCCAAGGTGGATACTCCGCCCAGATCGTTGTGGATGAGCGGTATGTCCTCCGAATTCCAGCGGCGCTTTCGTTGGCCGGAGCAGCGCCACTGCTCTGTGCGGGCATTACCACCTACTCCCCCCTACGGCAATGGGGCATCGGTCGCTATCACAAACTAGCCGTTGTCGGCCTTGGCGGGCTTGGCCACATGGCGGTGAAAATCGCTAAAGCCATGGGAACGGAGGTGACGGTCTTAAGCACCTCGGAAAATAAACGACAGGATGCGAAGCGGCTGGGGGCGGCAAACTTTGCGGTGACGTCAGACCCTCAGACGTTTACCAAACTCCAAGGGTATTTCCACTATGTCCTCGACACGGTTTCGGCCCCACACGATTATAACGCCTACCTCAACCTCCTCAAGACCGACGGGACCATGATCCTTGTTGGGGCACCGGAAACCCCGACCCCAGTCGAGGCATTTTCGCTGATTTTCAAACGACGGCGCCTGGCCGGCTCTCTGATCGGCGGCATCAAAGAAACCCAGCGTATGCTCGACTTCTGTGCCCAACACCAGGTCGAGTCCGACGTGGAAGTGATTCCCATCCAACAGGTGAACGAAGCCTACGAACGTGTCCTCCGCGGCGACGTGAAGTTTCGATTTGTGATCGACATGGCGTCGCTGAAGTAA
- a CDS encoding PilZ domain-containing protein — protein MIECREHPRIPIELQILFSMTDQTDVRQGTTFDISTGGCAVTSAVSLAPGTGVKLLIQATELAVPITVHSAAVRWANHGEFGVEFLRLTDLDRSRLQRLLHVATLRSSPRR, from the coding sequence ATGATCGAATGTCGAGAACATCCTCGCATCCCCATTGAGCTCCAAATCCTTTTTTCCATGACCGACCAGACGGATGTCCGCCAAGGGACGACGTTCGACATTTCAACCGGCGGTTGTGCAGTGACCAGCGCCGTATCGCTGGCACCTGGAACGGGCGTCAAATTGTTGATCCAGGCTACGGAATTAGCTGTCCCGATTACCGTCCACTCTGCCGCAGTTCGATGGGCAAACCATGGTGAGTTCGGTGTCGAGTTTCTGCGCCTCACCGACCTTGATCGAAGCCGATTGCAACGGCTGCTTCATGTCGCCACCCTCCGGTCCTCACCCCGCCGCTGA
- a CDS encoding RrF2 family transcriptional regulator, which yields MLKISKKADYALMALQHIASVQFGDVTPGRVVNTKEIAEEYNIPLELLAKVLQVLSKNGLIESHNGPKGGYLLARSARQITIAQILESIEGPLSITDCSHERDGDYCMQREHCNIRTPLLKIQDSIYQLLNNMTLGDMLGGTPLITIQSPSAQGVEQ from the coding sequence ATGTTGAAGATTTCGAAAAAAGCTGATTACGCCCTAATGGCACTCCAGCATATCGCCTCCGTCCAGTTCGGCGATGTCACGCCCGGCCGCGTGGTGAATACAAAAGAAATCGCCGAAGAATATAACATTCCGCTGGAACTGCTCGCGAAGGTCCTTCAGGTTCTCTCCAAAAACGGCTTGATCGAAAGTCACAACGGCCCCAAGGGTGGCTATCTCCTGGCACGGAGCGCCAGACAGATCACCATTGCGCAGATCCTTGAAAGCATCGAGGGCCCACTGTCCATCACCGACTGCTCGCACGAAAGAGATGGCGACTACTGCATGCAGCGTGAACACTGCAACATCCGCACGCCGCTCCTGAAAATCCAAGACAGCATCTACCAGCTACTGAACAATATGACGTTGGGAGACATGTTGGGGGGAACACCTCTGATTACCATTCAGTCTCCTTCGGCACAAGGAGTCGAACAATGA
- a CDS encoding DUF6941 family protein — protein MIDIPKPSVQAFLVCDQVIEDSLTKKKSLIGIFTHLQTASFPFHHQHMGLYFCLTDAEGLYHFDIDLIYLNSEQLVCRATLPNIEIHDRLQISDFGVNIPLLILPAPGRYEFRLLMEGRLIAQKDFTVMPMPNPTATEPAA, from the coding sequence ATGATCGATATCCCCAAGCCGTCCGTGCAAGCGTTTCTCGTCTGCGACCAAGTCATTGAAGATAGCCTCACCAAAAAGAAGAGCCTGATCGGAATTTTCACACATCTTCAGACGGCTTCATTCCCGTTTCACCACCAGCATATGGGACTCTACTTCTGCCTTACCGATGCCGAAGGCCTCTATCACTTTGATATCGACTTGATCTATCTCAACTCGGAACAACTGGTCTGTCGAGCCACGCTTCCCAACATTGAGATCCATGACCGTCTCCAAATTTCCGATTTCGGCGTCAATATCCCGCTTCTCATCCTTCCGGCACCCGGTCGATATGAATTCCGCCTCCTGATGGAGGGCCGGCTGATCGCCCAAAAAGACTTTACCGTCATGCCGATGCCGAATCCCACGGCAACCGAACCTGCCGCCTAG
- a CDS encoding glutamine--tRNA ligase/YqeY domain fusion protein, which yields MTTPESSASSNFIRDLIVADRAAGKQEGRLVTRFPPEPNGYLHIGHAKSMALNFGLANEMSGGVCHLRFDDTNPTTEDLEYVQAIQDDVRWLGFDWHGQMFYASDYFEQLYAFAAVLIRKGKAYVDSLTPDQIREYRGTLTEPGRDSPHRTRSVDENLTLFARMRAGEFPDGTQVLRAKIDMGSPNINLRDPILYRIRHAIHYRTGSTWCIYPSYDFAHPLSDAIEGITHSICTLEFEDHRPLYDWVVAEADAPHRPQQIEFARLNLTSTIMSKRKLLELVDKKLVAGWDDPRLPTLKGLRRRGVTPEAIRTFCEHIGVAKRDAIVEMQLLEHFIREDLNKRSPRVMAVLRPLKVVLENYPDDVVEELEAVNNPEDASAGTRKVPFTRVLYIEQDDFKEDPPKQFYRLAPGREVRLRYGYIIKCIGVTKDPQTGAITELRCTYDPETRSGSVQEQRKVKATLHWVSAVHAVRATIRLYQPLLLTDQAKPAADQDWTQSLNPQSLERLTDCWVEPGLRSAAPGSRFQFERQGYFCVDSDSSPDTLLFNRTVPLKDAWAKVAKTQQASA from the coding sequence ATGACCACACCAGAGTCTTCCGCCTCTTCAAATTTCATTCGTGATCTCATCGTCGCTGACCGTGCAGCAGGCAAACAGGAGGGGCGGCTTGTCACCAGATTTCCTCCTGAGCCCAATGGCTACCTTCATATCGGTCATGCCAAATCCATGGCCCTTAATTTCGGGTTGGCGAACGAGATGTCCGGTGGTGTCTGCCATCTCCGATTCGACGATACGAATCCCACGACCGAGGATCTCGAATACGTTCAAGCCATCCAGGATGATGTCCGTTGGTTAGGGTTTGATTGGCACGGTCAGATGTTTTATGCCTCGGACTATTTCGAGCAGCTCTACGCCTTCGCGGCGGTCCTGATCCGGAAAGGGAAGGCCTACGTCGACAGTCTGACGCCCGATCAAATTCGAGAATACCGCGGGACGCTCACCGAACCGGGCCGTGACAGTCCCCACCGAACCCGATCCGTCGACGAGAATCTGACCCTGTTTGCACGCATGCGTGCCGGAGAATTCCCCGATGGGACCCAGGTCTTGCGCGCCAAGATCGATATGGGATCTCCCAATATCAACCTCCGCGATCCGATCCTCTACCGAATCCGCCATGCGATCCACTATCGAACAGGCTCCACCTGGTGCATCTACCCCTCATATGATTTTGCCCACCCGTTGTCCGATGCGATCGAAGGCATTACGCACTCCATTTGCACCCTGGAGTTTGAGGATCACCGCCCGCTGTACGATTGGGTGGTCGCTGAAGCCGATGCGCCCCATCGCCCACAGCAGATCGAATTCGCCAGGCTGAACCTCACCTCGACCATCATGAGCAAACGCAAACTGCTCGAACTGGTCGACAAGAAACTGGTCGCCGGATGGGATGACCCACGTCTTCCTACCTTGAAAGGCCTCCGTCGGCGAGGCGTGACGCCGGAAGCGATTCGGACCTTTTGCGAGCATATCGGCGTCGCCAAGCGTGATGCGATCGTCGAGATGCAGCTGCTTGAACACTTCATCCGGGAAGACCTCAACAAACGGTCGCCTCGCGTGATGGCGGTCCTCCGACCACTGAAGGTGGTCCTCGAGAACTACCCAGATGATGTCGTTGAAGAGCTCGAGGCCGTGAACAATCCTGAAGACGCATCCGCGGGAACAAGGAAAGTGCCCTTCACAAGAGTCCTGTACATCGAGCAGGATGATTTCAAGGAGGACCCACCAAAACAGTTCTATCGCCTTGCCCCGGGTCGAGAGGTCAGGCTGCGCTACGGGTACATTATCAAATGCATCGGCGTGACGAAGGACCCGCAAACCGGTGCGATTACTGAACTCCGGTGCACATACGATCCTGAGACCAGAAGCGGGTCGGTGCAGGAGCAGCGCAAGGTGAAGGCTACTCTTCATTGGGTATCGGCGGTACATGCCGTCCGGGCGACCATCCGACTCTATCAGCCGCTGTTACTCACCGACCAGGCCAAGCCTGCGGCCGATCAGGACTGGACACAGTCCCTGAACCCACAATCTCTTGAACGACTGACCGATTGCTGGGTGGAGCCAGGCCTTCGCTCCGCCGCACCTGGTTCTCGATTTCAGTTCGAGCGGCAGGGGTATTTCTGTGTCGACTCCGACTCATCACCCGACACACTCCTCTTCAACCGAACCGTGCCCCTCAAGGATGCATGGGCCAAGGTTGCGAAAACCCAGCAGGCTTCCGCTTGA
- the hscB gene encoding Fe-S protein assembly co-chaperone HscB yields the protein MARSMCWHCQSAVTGEYFCDRCVKVQPVSKETDYFTCLGFPRRLTLDPKKLEAKFYELSRTFHPDFYQTKSPAEQTISLGNAAVLNTAYRTLRDPIQRAEYLVALETGSVKDIRTSPPAELFEEILELQDTLEAFRSSERDSQEGRELRAVLETEQRGLEQRRQEMEAQLHRLFTDWDQLQDRGEATSQARAERDRLLKHMRDLLSNRTYVTSIVNDLAATIA from the coding sequence ATGGCCCGGAGCATGTGCTGGCACTGCCAGTCTGCCGTCACGGGGGAATACTTCTGCGACCGATGCGTCAAAGTTCAACCGGTTTCAAAAGAGACCGACTATTTCACCTGTCTTGGATTTCCTCGACGTCTCACGCTGGACCCAAAGAAACTCGAGGCCAAGTTCTACGAGTTGAGCCGGACATTCCATCCTGATTTTTATCAGACGAAGAGTCCGGCGGAACAAACGATCAGCCTCGGCAATGCCGCCGTCCTCAATACGGCCTATCGTACACTCCGAGACCCCATTCAACGCGCGGAATATTTGGTGGCCCTCGAAACCGGTTCCGTGAAAGACATTCGAACGTCTCCTCCAGCTGAACTATTTGAAGAGATCTTGGAACTACAAGATACGCTTGAGGCATTCAGGTCATCGGAGCGGGATTCGCAGGAAGGTCGTGAGCTTCGTGCCGTCCTTGAGACCGAACAACGGGGGCTCGAACAGCGCAGACAGGAAATGGAAGCTCAGCTGCATAGGCTGTTTACAGACTGGGATCAGTTACAAGATCGTGGGGAAGCGACGAGCCAGGCGAGAGCAGAACGAGACCGGCTCCTGAAACACATGCGGGATCTCCTCTCCAATCGAACGTACGTCACCAGCATCGTCAACGACCTTGCGGCCACGATTGCCTGA
- a CDS encoding 2Fe-2S iron-sulfur cluster-binding protein: MGGTNPYIEKADYELPTASYSVTFIQPSGTSTTVAVDPEKIPYGVTGLPGSILDIAMGHGIDLEHVCGGVCACSTCHVIVKQGLESCNEGTDDEYDQLDEAPMTTLQSRLGCQCVPNGKANIVVEIPAVNKNLVREGH; the protein is encoded by the coding sequence ATGGGTGGGACGAACCCCTACATCGAGAAAGCCGATTACGAACTTCCTACGGCCTCCTATTCCGTGACATTTATCCAACCAAGTGGAACCTCGACCACCGTTGCCGTCGATCCAGAAAAGATTCCTTACGGTGTCACGGGGTTACCAGGGAGCATTTTGGATATCGCCATGGGCCATGGAATAGATCTGGAGCATGTCTGTGGTGGGGTCTGCGCCTGTTCAACCTGTCACGTCATTGTGAAGCAGGGCTTGGAAAGTTGTAACGAAGGCACCGATGACGAATACGATCAACTGGATGAAGCTCCCATGACGACACTTCAGTCTCGCCTGGGTTGCCAATGTGTCCCGAATGGGAAAGCGAATATCGTCGTAGAAATTCCCGCTGTGAATAAAAATCTCGTTCGAGAAGGCCACTGA